Proteins encoded by one window of Lycium barbarum isolate Lr01 chromosome 11, ASM1917538v2, whole genome shotgun sequence:
- the LOC132618810 gene encoding uncharacterized protein LOC132618810 isoform X1, which produces MSDHHGPAQVNCWKEPMSPSQWKQEHFVIVSLSGWGLLFYGGYKLFTGGKKNKEECCWTKIQTSSLWSPYSPCSPKLAAEPVVLPVSSVSLSCSTSRKCGKSGGLVDEQTRLASLGSQSKYRLMCHR; this is translated from the exons ATGTCAGATCATCACGGGCCAGCTCAGGTTAATTGCTGGAAAGAACCTATGAGTCCCTCACAATGGAAACAAGAGCAC TTTGTGATTGTATCTTTGTCTGGATGGGGTTTGCTTTTTTACGGTGGATACAAGTTGTTCACTGGAGGCAAGAAGAACAAAGAAGAG TGCTGTTGGACTAAAATTCAGACCTCGTCGTTGTGGTCCCCGTATTCTCCCTGCTCTCCCAAGCTGGCAGCAGAGCCTGTCGTATTGCCTGTCTCTTCTGTTTCCTTATCATGCTCAACGTCAAG GAAATGTGGAAAGAGTGGAGGACTAGTGGATGAACAAACAAGACTGGCCTCACTTGGCTCTCAGAGTAAATATAGGTTAATGTGTCACAGATAG
- the LOC132618810 gene encoding uncharacterized protein LOC132618810 isoform X2: MSPSQWKQEHFVIVSLSGWGLLFYGGYKLFTGGKKNKEECCWTKIQTSSLWSPYSPCSPKLAAEPVVLPVSSVSLSCSTSRKCGKSGGLVDEQTRLASLGSQSKYRLMCHR, encoded by the exons ATGAGTCCCTCACAATGGAAACAAGAGCAC TTTGTGATTGTATCTTTGTCTGGATGGGGTTTGCTTTTTTACGGTGGATACAAGTTGTTCACTGGAGGCAAGAAGAACAAAGAAGAG TGCTGTTGGACTAAAATTCAGACCTCGTCGTTGTGGTCCCCGTATTCTCCCTGCTCTCCCAAGCTGGCAGCAGAGCCTGTCGTATTGCCTGTCTCTTCTGTTTCCTTATCATGCTCAACGTCAAG GAAATGTGGAAAGAGTGGAGGACTAGTGGATGAACAAACAAGACTGGCCTCACTTGGCTCTCAGAGTAAATATAGGTTAATGTGTCACAGATAG
- the LOC132618810 gene encoding uncharacterized protein LOC132618810 isoform X3, protein METRAQIGTSDTVRCEFTRRYPKCCWTKIQTSSLWSPYSPCSPKLAAEPVVLPVSSVSLSCSTSRKCGKSGGLVDEQTRLASLGSQSKYRLMCHR, encoded by the exons ATGGAAACAAGAGCAC AAATTGGTACAAGCGACACAGTAAGGTGTGAATTTACAAGGCGTTATCCCAAG TGCTGTTGGACTAAAATTCAGACCTCGTCGTTGTGGTCCCCGTATTCTCCCTGCTCTCCCAAGCTGGCAGCAGAGCCTGTCGTATTGCCTGTCTCTTCTGTTTCCTTATCATGCTCAACGTCAAG GAAATGTGGAAAGAGTGGAGGACTAGTGGATGAACAAACAAGACTGGCCTCACTTGGCTCTCAGAGTAAATATAGGTTAATGTGTCACAGATAG
- the LOC132618740 gene encoding uncharacterized protein LOC132618740 — protein sequence MLKLMLACCKVYISESRNKAALKSIEKAASLFPDVPIVNKFEDEIYNRVGYTLVSKLSPNGSCSLKNASFAMVKAAFETIDFQEHCGTHPRLGVVDHICFHPLGATSLDLVADTAKSLAFEVGSNLQVPTFLYGAAHQEGRSLDSIRRELGYFRPNSSENQWRGGTEFETLQLKPDEGPARATQAKGVITIGATRWVDNYNIPVFTNDISIARKIAKKVSGRGGGLPSVQSMALTHGGGTIEVACNLLEPARIGGDQVQLEVEQLAREEGISVGKGYYTDFSEEKIIESYLKLVQHSD from the exons ATGCTAAAATTGATGTTGGCATGCTGCAAAGTATACATATCAGAAAGCAGAAACAAGGCAGCTCTTAAATCAATTGAAAAAGCAGCCAGCTTATTTCCAGATGTCCCCATTGTTAACAAATTTGAAGATGAGATTTACAACAGAGTTGGCTATACCCTTGTATCCAAATTATCTCCCAATGGTTCTTGTTCCTTAAAGAATGCATCTTTTGCAATGGTTAAAGCTGCATTTGAAACTATTGATTTTCAAGAACATTGTGGAACTCATCCAAGACTTGGTGTTGTGGACCATATTTGTTTTCACCCCTTGGGTGCCACTTCTTTGGACTTAGTTGCTGATACTGCTAAATCTTTGGCATTTGAAGTTGGTTCTAATCTTCAAG TCCCGACCTTCTTATATGGAGCAGCACATCAAGAGGGAAGATCGCTTGATTCAATCAGAAGGGAGCTAGGGTATTTCCGTCCTAATTCAAGTGAGAACCAGTGGAGAGGTGGGACAGAATTTGAAACCTTGCAACTAAAGCCAGACGAGGGTCCTGCTCGAGCAACTCAAGCAAAAGGTGTTATTACAATTGGAGCTACAAGGTGGGTTGACAACTATAACATTCCGGTCTTCACCAACGACATATCCATTGCTCGTAAAATTGCAAAGAAAGTTAGTGGAAGGGGAGGTGGACTTCCATCTGTTCAATCCATGGCGCTAACTCACGGAGGTGGCACAATTGAGGTTGCTTGCAATTTACTGGAACCAGCTAGGATTGGTGGTGACCAAGTACAGCTTGAAGTCGAGCAGCTTGCCAGGGAAGAGGGTATTTCTGTGGGGAAGGGATACTATACTGACTTCTCAGAAGAAAAAATAATCGAAAGTTACTTGAAACTAGTTCAACATTCTGACTAG
- the LOC132618183 gene encoding uncharacterized protein LOC132618183, with protein sequence MDSNKDKKKSVSQSMLLCCKLYISESRNREALEPIERAAKLDPETVIINKFQDRDYNRVNYTLVSYVMHDATGCPIYSPLHQTVVAMVAAAYDAINLEQHSGAHPRLGVVDDILIHPLARASLDEAAWLAKKVAADIGNRFQVPVYLYAAAHPMGKALDTIRRELGYYRPNFRGIQWAGWAQPEQVPVKPDEGPDVVSRARGVVMIGAHQWVAMYNIPIMSTDLSAARRIAQRVSARGGGLPTVQTLGLFHGEDSTEIACILLEPNQIGADRVQNHVETLASREGMDVEKGYFTDLSPEMIIERYMKLISNSD encoded by the exons ATGGATTCCAACAAG GACAAGAAGAAAAGCGTATCGCAATCAATGCTGCTCTGCTGCAAGCTGTACATATCAGAATCACGCAACAGAGAAGCTCTGGAACCCATCGAGCGTGCTGCTAAACTTGATCCAGAAACAGTCATTATTAACAAATTTCAGGATCGCGATTACAATCGTGTGAACTACACGCTTGTATCATATGTTATGCATGACGCTACAGGCTGCCCCATTTACAGCCCCTTGCATCAAACTGTGGTTGCCATGGTTGCTGCTGCTTATGACGCTATAAACCTCGAGCAGCACTCCGGTGCTCATCCTCGCCTTGGTGTCGTGGATGACATTCTCATCCATCCACTTGCCCGAGCTTCCCTGGATGAAGCCGCGTGGCTTGCTAAAAAGGTTGCAGCTGATATTGGAAACCGGTTTCAAG TACCTGTTTATCTATATGCTGCTGCTCACCCGATGGGGAAAGCACTGGACACCATAAGGAGGGAGCTAGGCTATTACCGGCCTAACTTCAGGGGCATCCAGTGGGCAGGGTGGGCTCAACCGGAGCAGGTCCCAGTCAAACCTGATGAAGGTCCAGATGTGGTGTCTCGAGCTAGAGGTGTCGTGATGATTGGAGCTCATCAATGGGTAGCCATGTACAACATCCCAATCATGTCCACGGATCTCTCAGCTGCTAGACGGATTGCTCAGAGAGTGAGTGCTCGTGGTGGAGGTTTGCCCACCGTGCAAACTCTAGGTTTGTTTCATGGTGAGGACTCAACCGAGATAGCTTGCATTCTGCTGGAACCGAACCAAATTGGAGCTGATCGCGTCCAGAACCATGTTGAGACACTGGCGTCTCGAGAAGGAATGGATGTAGAGAAAGGGTATTTTACTGATTTGTCTCCTGAGATGATCATTGAAAGATATatgaaactaatttctaattcgGACTGA
- the LOC132616723 gene encoding beta-glucuronosyltransferase GlcAT14A has product MRKHANSYSGRVFNDKNSSSHSGRVFGDRHWKIPFFVSLLVSITLFTATIFGLYSSSYGRDQVPLDMVSFARPVESDGLFVESDLKSLKSNGFAKNEPPRFAYLISGTKGDSHRMMRTLQAVYHPRNQYILHMDLEAPPKERLNLTMSVKNDPTFRKVENVRVMAQSNLVTYKGPTMFACTLQAISILLKESSKWDWFINLSASDYPLMTQDDLLHVFSNLSRNLNFVENMLLHGWKLNQRAKPIIIDPGLYLNKKSDLATTSQRRSLPTAFTLFTGSAWVVLTRSFVEYCIWGWDNFPRTLLMYYTNFVSSPEGYFHTVICNTEEFRSTAIGHDLHYIAWDTPPKQHPISLTVKDFNKMVNSSAPFARKFRKDDPVLDKIDKELLGRTNRFAPGAWCNGSSADGADPCSVIGDDSVFRPGPGANRLHELINKLLSEDFRSKQCSTKS; this is encoded by the exons ATGAGGAAACATGCTAATTCTTATTCAGGAAGAGTATTTAATGATAAGAATTCGAGTTCTCATTCCGGAAGGGTATTTGGCGATAGACATTGGAAAATACCATTCTTTGTGAGCTTGCTTGTGTCGATTACTCTGTTCACAGCAACTATTTTTGGGTTATATTCGTCGTCATATGGAAGAGATCAAGTACCGTTGGATATGGTTTCTTTTGCTAGGCCAGTGGAGTCGGATGGATTATTTGTTGAATCTGATTTAAAGTCGTTAAAATCGAATGGCTTTGCAAAAAATGAACCACCTAGGTTTGCTTATCTCATATCAGGCACAAAGGGTGATAGTCACAGAATGATGAGGACTTTGCAAGCGGTTTATCACCCGAGGAATCAGTACATTCTACATATGGATCTTGAGGCTCCACCTAAAGAAAGGTTGAATTTAACAATGTCGGTGAAGAATGATCCCACGTTCCGCAAAGTAGAGAATGTTCGAGTAATGGCACAGTCAAATTTAGTGACTTATAAGGGCCCTACGATGTTTGCGTGTACCCTTCAAGCTATATCCATTCTGCTGAAGGAAAGTTCAAAGTGGGACTGGTTTATCAATCTTAGTGCTTCAGATTATCCACTAATGACCCAAGATG ATTTGCTCCATGTGTTCTCTAATTTGTCCAGAAACCTGAATTTTGTTGAAAATATGCTGCTTCATGGGTGGAAACT GAACCAGAGAGCTAAACCTATTATTATTGATCCTGGTCTCTATTTGAATAAGAAATCTGACCTTGCCACAACTTCTCAACGGCGATCACTACCTACCGCTTTTACATTGTTTACAG GCTCAGCTTGGGTGGTTCTTACACGCTCTTTTGTGGAGTACTGCATATGGGGATGGGACAACTTTCCGAGAACTCTGCTTATGTACTATACAAATTTTGTTTCTTCACCAGAAGGCTATTTTCACACGGTAATTTGCAATACCGAAGAATTCCGTAGCACTGCAATAGGCCATGATTTGCACTATATTGCTTGGGACACCCCTCCCAAGCAGCATCCTATTTCATTGACAGTGAAGGACTTTAACAAAATGGTTAATAGCAGTGCACCATTTGCTCGAAAATTCCGCAAGGATGATCCCGTTTTGGACAAGATCGATAAAGAGTTGCTTGGTCGTACGAATCGTTTTGCACCAGGAGCATGGTGTAATGGAAGCTCAGCTGATGGAGCTGATCCGTGCTCTGTGATAGGAGATGATTCAGTGTTTAGGCCTGGTCCTGGTGCCAACAGGTTGCATGAGCTAATTAACAAACTGCTATCTGAAGATTTTCGTAGTAAACAATGCTCAACTAAGAGTTAA